GCGGCGCGGCTGGGAGAGCATGATGCGTCACTACCAGCCGGGCCGCGACGATCTCCTCGCCGCCGGCCTCGCCGCCGCCGAGGAGATCCACGGGCGCGCGCCCGAGCGGGTCCTCGACGTCGGTGGTGGGCCCGGCACCACTGCCGAGGTCCTGCTGCGCCGGTGGCCCGGCGCGCACGTCACCGTGCTGGACGTCGACCCGGCCCTGCTGGCGTTGACCTCCACCGCCCTGCCGCACGTGCGTACCGTCCGGGCCGATTTCGGCACGGCCCGGTGGCTCGCGTCCGCCGGTGGCCCGTACGACCTGGCGCTGGCCCTGATGACCCTGCACTACCTGCCCGAGGACCGGGTGCGCGACTGGTACGCCGAGGCCCGGCGGCTGCTGC
This genomic interval from Micromonospora coxensis contains the following:
- a CDS encoding class I SAM-dependent methyltransferase translates to MPPALTPKDVARWRRGWESMMRHYQPGRDDLLAAGLAAAEEIHGRAPERVLDVGGGPGTTAEVLLRRWPGAHVTVLDVDPALLALTSTALPHVRTVRADFGTARWLASAGGPYDLALALMTLHYLPEDRVRDWYAEARRLLRPGGLLLVADAVPDAPVSSRRQGGAADPWTEWWAALAREPAMTPLLRERAQALVGLSGGEFVAPVPWHREVARRAGFLDPTVPHHRAGHALMAFRRPPDRR